From the genome of Ziziphus jujuba cultivar Dongzao chromosome 6, ASM3175591v1, one region includes:
- the LOC112493430 gene encoding putative disease resistance protein At4g11170: MTMGGIGTTTLANVVYQRLSYSHFEGCCFLWNVREEYTKHGPNHLREKLLSELLNDEAILKMDSPLVASPFILGRLRRKKVLIILDDVDSSIQLEALVQGYDWLAPSSRIIVTTRNVQVIKKVANRFYKVEGLSHNESLELFHLHAFGKNSSIMGYDQLLLERVARYANGNPLVLKVLGSFLHSKSKEEWEIALNKLKIMPNQEIQDVLRISYEGLDDQGIKSTFLDIACIFDQSFTRDQAENMLEAGDSFVKLGISVLMDRPLIENGEIKNELWMHDLIQQMGRTIVHDEHREPGNRNRLYDAKDICHGTVTIECISLNMSTIDRDVKVCHAAFSKMHNLRILKIYICGRWHDIKFKLYLPEGLDSYLSDKLNYFQWDLYPLKSLPSHFTLENLVELILRGSHLKKLWNHEVQVYFI, translated from the exons ATGACAATGGGAGGTATTGGTACGACCACCCTGGCTAATGTTGTATATCAAAGATTATCATATTCTCATTTTGAAGGTTGTTGCTTTCTTTGGAATGTGAGGGAAGAATACACAAAACATGGACCAAATCATTTGAGAGAAAAACTTCTATCCGAGTTGTTAAATGATGAAGCTATTCTAAAGATGGATTCTCCATTAGTGGCGTCACCTTTCATTCTTGGTAGACTTAGACGTAAAAAGGTACTCATTATTCTAGATGATGTGGATAGTTCAATCCAGTTAGAAGCTTTAGTTCAAGGATACGATTGGCTTGCTCCTAGTAGTAGAATCATTGTTACAACTAGAAATGTGCAAGTTATCAAGAAAGTAGCTAATAGATTTTACAAGGTTGAGGGATTAAGTCATAATGAATCTCTAGAGCTCTTCCATCTGCATGCTTTTGGAAAAAATTCTTCTATAATGGGCTATGATCAATTGCTATTAGAAAGGGTGGCAAGGTATGCAAATGGAAATCCATTGGTTCTTAAGGTCTTAGGTTCTTTCCTACATTCCAAAAGCAAAGAAGAATGGGAAATTgcattaaataaattgaaaataatgccAAACCAGGAAATCCAAGATGTGTTGAGAATAAGTTATGAGGGATTGGATGATCAAGGGATCAAAAGTACATTTCTTGACATTGCTTGTATATTTGATCAATCTTTTACTAGAGATCAAGCAGAAAACATGTTAGAGGCCGGTGATTCATTTGTGAAACTAGGAATAAGTGTTCTCATGGATAGGCCTTTAATTGAAAATggtgaaataaaaaatgagttaTGGATGCATGATTTGATACAACAAATGGGTCGGACAATTGTTCATGATGAACATAGAGAACCTGGTAATCGTAACAGGCTGTATGATGCTAAAGATATCTGCCAC GGAACTGTAACAATTGAATGCATATCACTCAACATGTCTACAATTGACAGAGATGTGAAAGTTTGTCATGCAGCTTTTTCTAAGATGCATAATCTACGAATTCTCAAAATTTACATCTGTGGCCGTTGGCATGATATCAAATTCAAACTATACCTTCCTGAAGGTCTTGATTCTTATCTTTCTGATAagctaaattattttcaatgggATCTATATCCTTTGAAGTCATTGCCATCACATTTTACTCTGGAGAATCTTGTTGAACTGATACTACGTGGCAGCCATCTAAAGAAACTTTGGAATCATGAAGTTCAGGTATACTTCATTTAA